One window of the Archangium primigenium genome contains the following:
- a CDS encoding PTS sugar transporter subunit IIA: MRISEFLSPQAVVADLRARDKQGILRELSEALVRAHPSLKGDRLVEVLREREKLGSTGIGEGVAIPHGKLPGLTQLVAAFGVSRPGVDFEAIDGKPTHLFFALVAPENSAGVHLKALARISRLFKNPRFRASILEASSLEDIHALIVQEDSRP, encoded by the coding sequence TTGCGAATCTCCGAGTTCCTCAGCCCACAAGCCGTCGTCGCGGACCTGCGGGCCCGTGACAAGCAGGGGATCCTGCGCGAATTGAGCGAGGCCCTGGTGCGGGCCCATCCCTCCCTGAAGGGAGACCGTCTGGTGGAGGTGTTGCGCGAGCGCGAGAAGCTCGGCTCCACGGGCATCGGCGAGGGCGTGGCCATTCCCCACGGCAAGCTGCCCGGGCTCACCCAACTCGTGGCCGCCTTCGGCGTGTCCCGTCCGGGCGTGGACTTCGAGGCCATCGACGGCAAGCCCACCCACCTCTTCTTCGCCCTGGTCGCCCCGGAGAACAGCGCCGGCGTGCACCTCAAGGCCCTGGCGCGCATCTCGCGGCTCTTCAAAAATCCACGCTTCCGCGCCTCCATCCTCGAGGCCTCGTCGCTCGAGGACATCCACGCCCTGATCGTGCAGGAAGACTCCCGGCCCTGA
- the rpiA gene encoding ribose-5-phosphate isomerase RpiA, producing MASDSESDSARYKRLAAEHAVDAIQSGMRVGLGSGSTAALVVRALARRLAEGRLTDVVGVPTSRATEELARSLGVPLTTLDEQPVLELAIDGADEVDPRLGLIKGGGGALLREKIVAQASTRFIIVVDEAKLSPRLGTRWPVPVDVLPFGWRSQQRFLESLGARVSRREGPEGTPFLTDQGHFVLDCAWGPLEAPAALAERLAARAGLVEHGLFLGMASEVVVAGPRGVEVRRPG from the coding sequence ATGGCGAGTGACAGCGAGAGTGACAGCGCGCGGTACAAGCGGCTGGCGGCCGAGCACGCGGTGGACGCCATCCAGTCCGGCATGCGGGTGGGGCTGGGCTCGGGGAGCACGGCGGCGCTCGTGGTGCGCGCGCTCGCGCGGCGGCTGGCGGAGGGGCGGCTCACGGACGTGGTGGGGGTGCCCACGTCGCGCGCCACCGAGGAGCTGGCGCGCTCGCTCGGGGTGCCGCTCACGACGCTGGACGAGCAGCCCGTGCTGGAGCTCGCCATCGACGGCGCGGACGAGGTGGACCCCCGGCTGGGCCTCATCAAGGGCGGGGGCGGGGCGCTCTTGCGCGAGAAGATCGTCGCCCAGGCGAGCACGCGCTTCATCATCGTGGTGGACGAGGCGAAGCTGTCGCCGCGGCTGGGCACGCGCTGGCCGGTGCCGGTGGACGTGCTGCCCTTTGGCTGGCGCTCGCAGCAGCGCTTCCTGGAGAGCCTGGGCGCCCGGGTGTCGCGACGCGAGGGGCCCGAGGGCACGCCCTTCCTGACGGACCAGGGGCACTTCGTGCTCGACTGCGCGTGGGGGCCGCTCGAAGCGCCCGCCGCGCTCGCCGAGCGACTGGCGGCGCGCGCCGGGCTGGTGGAGCACGGCCTGTTCCTGGGCATGGCGTCGGAGGTGGTGGTGGCGGGGCCGCGCGGGGTGGAGGTGCGCCGGCCCGGTTGA
- a CDS encoding L,D-transpeptidase family protein, translated as MTQDSSAAAASPPAASALGAGSPEPLGNERFTPVPELLPVLEGKATLGAGAKGPAVRAVQQALVDLGFSLYGGADGAFGAQSTKAVRNFQIHARTAFPLVRAVGTVDAATLRALDALAPAPGQKGQRTHLPGPRYQGTPVRVVVVKNEHRTFLFTPEGQLQAVFGNAVGTRYTQTDSGLKKVTGKLDEAAAHALGQKLWGGPVFGPRLVDLSWATGARSGEELHGTNAPLQLGEDVSHGCIRHDNTAIVALYDALSVGDKVAIVDSINDPNLGPVEPPGKPEPGPIVASR; from the coding sequence ATGACCCAAGATTCCTCCGCCGCTGCCGCCTCCCCCCCCGCCGCGTCCGCCCTGGGCGCCGGCTCGCCGGAGCCCCTGGGCAACGAGCGCTTCACCCCGGTGCCGGAGCTCTTGCCGGTGCTCGAGGGCAAGGCGACCCTGGGCGCGGGCGCCAAGGGCCCGGCGGTGCGCGCCGTGCAGCAGGCGCTCGTCGACCTGGGCTTCAGCCTGTATGGCGGGGCGGATGGGGCCTTCGGGGCGCAGAGCACCAAGGCGGTGCGCAACTTCCAGATCCACGCCCGCACGGCCTTCCCGCTGGTGCGCGCCGTGGGCACGGTGGACGCCGCCACGCTGCGGGCGCTGGACGCGCTGGCGCCCGCCCCGGGCCAGAAGGGCCAGCGCACGCACCTGCCCGGGCCGCGCTACCAGGGCACGCCCGTGCGCGTGGTGGTGGTGAAGAACGAGCACCGCACCTTCCTCTTCACCCCCGAGGGGCAGCTCCAGGCCGTCTTCGGCAACGCGGTGGGCACGCGCTACACGCAGACGGACTCGGGCCTCAAGAAGGTGACGGGCAAGCTGGACGAGGCGGCGGCCCATGCCCTGGGCCAGAAGCTCTGGGGTGGCCCCGTCTTCGGGCCCCGGCTGGTGGACCTGTCGTGGGCCACGGGCGCGCGCTCCGGCGAGGAGCTGCACGGCACCAACGCGCCCCTGCAACTGGGCGAGGACGTGTCCCATGGCTGCATCCGCCACGACAACACCGCCATCGTCGCCCTCTATGACGCGCTGAGCGTGGGGGACAAGGTGGCCATCGTGGACAGCATCAACGACCCGAACCTGGGGCCCGTGGAGCCCCCCGGCAAGCCGGAGCCGGGCCCCATCGTGGCCTCGCGCTAG
- the nagZ gene encoding beta-N-acetylhexosaminidase: MSLEDKVGQVMMVGFGGTEVDDTMAHLVRERRVGGVCLFKRNIADGEQVARLNAGLRALSAGGVPPFLTLDQEGGSVVRVRDGVVVLPGNMALGATRSAELAYAAGLAQGQDLMRLGFNMNLAPVLDVNLNPRNPVIGSRSYGDSVALVSELGRAFVRGQQEAGLVTVAKHFPGHGDTDTDSHTALPILHTPREEVLAQMEPFRDVMREGLDGLMTAHVALPGLTGDDVPATLHPQLLQGLLRERFGFTGLVLTDELEMDAIARRYGVGQAAVLALGAGADMVLVPWRAEKKAEVYGALRAAVLSGELPRARLDEAVRHILAVKERRGLFSPPAALEERLATPPSAENEEVAHRIARAAVTLLRAQGEHLPLTPHARVGVITPEASLGTAITARAPRARVLAVPTWPERAQRARLRQRARQLALGSDVVVVGLINAYQLELVTLAASTGRPVVVVSMGLPYLAEQADEARAVLAVYSYQPSATEAAAAALFGEIGTPGRLPVGLSRLHFGAGLDAPRREQARVRP; this comes from the coding sequence ATGTCGCTCGAGGACAAGGTGGGCCAGGTGATGATGGTGGGCTTTGGCGGCACCGAGGTGGACGACACCATGGCGCACCTGGTGCGCGAGCGGCGCGTGGGGGGCGTGTGCCTGTTCAAGCGCAACATCGCGGATGGCGAGCAGGTGGCGCGGCTCAACGCGGGCCTGCGCGCGCTGTCCGCGGGGGGCGTGCCGCCCTTCCTCACCCTGGATCAGGAAGGGGGCAGTGTCGTGCGGGTGCGCGACGGCGTGGTGGTGCTGCCGGGGAACATGGCGCTCGGGGCCACGCGCTCGGCCGAGCTCGCCTACGCGGCGGGTCTCGCGCAGGGGCAGGACCTCATGCGTCTGGGCTTCAACATGAACCTGGCGCCCGTGCTGGACGTGAACCTCAACCCGCGCAACCCCGTCATCGGCAGCCGCTCCTACGGGGACTCGGTGGCGCTGGTGTCGGAGCTGGGGCGGGCCTTCGTGCGGGGCCAGCAGGAGGCGGGGCTCGTCACGGTGGCCAAGCACTTCCCGGGCCATGGGGACACGGACACGGACAGCCACACGGCGCTGCCCATCCTGCACACGCCGCGCGAGGAGGTGCTCGCCCAGATGGAGCCCTTCCGGGACGTCATGCGCGAGGGGTTGGACGGGCTGATGACGGCGCACGTGGCGCTGCCGGGCCTCACCGGGGACGACGTGCCCGCCACGCTCCACCCCCAACTGCTCCAGGGGCTCTTGCGCGAGCGGTTCGGCTTCACGGGGCTGGTGCTCACCGACGAGTTGGAGATGGACGCCATCGCCCGGCGCTATGGCGTGGGCCAGGCGGCGGTGCTCGCGCTCGGGGCGGGGGCGGACATGGTGCTGGTGCCCTGGCGGGCGGAGAAGAAGGCGGAGGTCTACGGGGCGCTGCGCGCGGCGGTGCTCTCGGGGGAGCTGCCGCGGGCCCGGCTGGACGAGGCGGTGCGCCACATCCTCGCCGTCAAGGAGCGCCGGGGCCTGTTCTCACCGCCGGCCGCGCTCGAGGAGCGGCTGGCCACGCCCCCGTCCGCCGAGAACGAGGAGGTGGCCCACCGCATCGCCCGCGCCGCCGTCACGCTGCTGCGCGCCCAGGGAGAGCACCTGCCGCTCACGCCCCATGCGCGCGTGGGGGTCATCACCCCCGAGGCCTCGCTCGGCACGGCCATCACCGCGCGAGCGCCCAGGGCCCGGGTGCTCGCGGTGCCCACCTGGCCCGAGCGCGCCCAGCGGGCGCGGCTGCGTCAGCGCGCGCGCCAGCTCGCGCTCGGCTCGGACGTGGTGGTGGTGGGGCTCATCAACGCGTACCAGCTGGAGCTCGTCACCCTGGCGGCCTCCACCGGACGCCCCGTGGTGGTGGTGTCCATGGGCCTGCCCTACCTCGCCGAACAGGCGGACGAGGCGCGGGCGGTGCTCGCCGTGTACTCCTACCAACCGTCCGCCACCGAGGCCGCCGCGGCGGCGCTCTTCGGGGAGATTGGGACGCCGGGCCGGCTGCCCGTGGGACTCAGCCGGCTGCACTTCGGGGCGGGCCTGGACGCGCCCCGCCGGGAGCAGGCGCGCGTCCGTCCGTGA
- a CDS encoding glycosyltransferase, with the protein MRVLFTSCPGDGHIHPLVPLARALRDAGHEVAFASAESYRAGVERGGFRFFPAGLDPAGMMDPEVMREHMEAMLAHRQSADAHDAHLASVFVDMQAARMVPDLVRIARTWRPDVFVRDLMELGACVAAERLGLPCASVQVGALAPQDFRSERLSARLEALRAETGLAPDPGQEMLYRSLHLCFSPPSYLGAAPLTATTHYLRPALFDQSGDERLPEWAERLGQDGRPVVYASLGTVVNKLRGPLRVVLEALRDEPVDVVMTVGRDLDPAGFGPQPAHVHVARYIPQTLLWPRCDVAVLHAGYNSATSALSHGLPLVLLPILADQPLNARCCEALGAARVLDVLALRPEAVRDAVREVLAVPSYRESAWRYAREAHELPGIERGVWLLEQLVAGGTSAPGTPAR; encoded by the coding sequence ATGCGTGTGCTCTTCACGTCGTGCCCGGGAGATGGTCACATCCACCCGTTGGTCCCCCTGGCGAGGGCGCTCCGGGACGCGGGGCATGAGGTGGCCTTCGCCTCGGCGGAGTCCTACCGGGCCGGGGTGGAGCGCGGCGGGTTTCGCTTCTTTCCGGCGGGCCTCGACCCGGCGGGGATGATGGACCCCGAGGTCATGCGCGAGCACATGGAGGCGATGCTGGCGCATCGTCAGAGCGCCGACGCCCATGACGCGCACCTGGCGAGCGTGTTCGTGGACATGCAGGCGGCGCGCATGGTGCCGGATCTCGTGCGCATCGCGCGGACGTGGCGGCCGGACGTCTTCGTGCGCGACCTGATGGAGCTGGGCGCGTGCGTGGCCGCCGAGCGCCTGGGTCTGCCCTGTGCGTCCGTCCAGGTCGGGGCCCTGGCGCCCCAGGACTTCCGCTCCGAGCGGCTCTCCGCGCGCCTGGAGGCCCTGCGCGCCGAGACAGGGCTCGCGCCGGATCCCGGGCAGGAGATGCTCTACCGCTCGTTGCACCTGTGCTTCTCGCCCCCGTCCTACCTGGGCGCGGCGCCGCTGACGGCCACCACGCACTACCTGCGCCCCGCGCTCTTCGATCAGTCCGGCGACGAGCGGCTGCCGGAGTGGGCCGAGCGGTTGGGCCAGGACGGGCGGCCCGTGGTCTATGCGTCGCTGGGCACCGTCGTCAACAAGCTGCGGGGACCGCTGCGGGTCGTCCTCGAGGCCCTGCGCGACGAGCCGGTGGACGTGGTGATGACGGTGGGGAGGGATTTGGATCCCGCCGGGTTCGGACCCCAGCCCGCGCACGTGCACGTGGCGCGCTACATTCCGCAGACCCTGCTGTGGCCCCGCTGCGACGTGGCCGTCCTGCACGCGGGCTACAACAGCGCCACGTCGGCGCTGAGCCATGGGCTGCCCCTGGTGCTCCTGCCCATCCTCGCGGATCAGCCCCTCAACGCCCGGTGCTGCGAGGCGCTGGGAGCCGCGCGGGTGCTGGATGTGCTCGCCCTGCGGCCCGAGGCCGTCCGCGACGCGGTCCGCGAGGTGCTCGCGGTCCCGTCGTACCGGGAGTCCGCCTGGCGCTACGCTCGCGAAGCCCACGAATTGCCCGGAATCGAACGCGGGGTGTGGCTATTGGAACAACTCGTGGCGGGCGGGACGTCGGCGCCCGGGACGCCCGCTCGCTGA
- a CDS encoding GlsB/YeaQ/YmgE family stress response membrane protein — translation MGLETLVLWLFIGLIAGWLASAVVGGGYGIVGDIVVGIVGAFLGGWIFRSLGVGAPGSGLVSSIIVAFVGAVVLLLILRAIHRTTYRAT, via the coding sequence ATGGGTCTGGAAACGTTGGTGCTCTGGCTGTTCATCGGTCTCATCGCCGGGTGGCTCGCTTCCGCGGTGGTGGGGGGCGGCTACGGCATCGTGGGCGACATCGTGGTGGGCATCGTGGGGGCGTTCCTGGGCGGCTGGATCTTCCGTTCGCTGGGCGTGGGCGCTCCGGGCTCGGGCCTCGTGTCCTCGATCATCGTGGCCTTCGTCGGCGCGGTCGTCCTACTGTTGATCCTCAGGGCGATTCATCGAACGACGTACCGGGCCACCTGA
- a CDS encoding ATP-binding protein: MSAPFVSRAPGSHQAPASESSGSPFTADERLTLLLEHMAEAFLSLDERGRVLRCNVRAANLLGVDPERLVGQEPWVAAPALAGRTLHERLAEALEARKPARFLAALPPRTWLEVSVVPVRDELWVIASDITQREEAQALVEQTEKRFRLLGERFQVALDSAQMAVWETNLATGQVFRSEGHDQLYGYTEPQATWTHEMFLAALHPEDRPAVEAQVAGIFETGVKSYTSTYRVRGAEGGWRWLTSRARVMRDADGRPMVVRGAMLDITQLKETELALQDAVRVREDFLSLAGHELKTPLTGLSLQFQMLRRLGEEDLHTPLLSERVQVRLNAIERGLRRLSTLGDNLLDVSRIRQGQLDFIFASVDLSSLVSEVVTRMEDDARTAGVELRAALEPRLVGRFDRLRLEQILANLLFNAFRHGGGRPVEVRLERVPEGARLTVLDEGPGVPEADRERVFARFEQIHGAARAGGLGLGLFIVRQCVAGHQGHVHVESGPGGRGAAFVVVLPL; this comes from the coding sequence GTGAGCGCGCCTTTCGTTTCGCGCGCGCCCGGTTCCCACCAGGCGCCTGCTTCTGAGTCTTCCGGCTCGCCGTTCACGGCGGACGAGCGGCTCACGCTGTTGCTCGAGCACATGGCCGAGGCCTTCCTGTCCCTGGACGAGCGGGGGCGGGTGCTGCGCTGCAACGTGCGGGCGGCGAACCTGCTGGGCGTGGACCCGGAGCGGCTCGTGGGCCAGGAGCCCTGGGTGGCCGCGCCCGCGCTCGCGGGGCGCACCCTGCACGAGCGCCTGGCCGAGGCGCTCGAGGCGCGCAAGCCCGCGCGCTTCCTGGCCGCCCTGCCGCCGCGCACCTGGCTGGAGGTGTCCGTGGTGCCGGTGCGCGACGAGCTGTGGGTGATCGCCTCGGACATCACCCAGCGCGAGGAGGCCCAGGCGCTGGTGGAGCAGACCGAGAAGCGCTTCCGGCTGCTCGGCGAGCGCTTCCAGGTGGCGCTGGACTCCGCGCAGATGGCCGTCTGGGAGACCAACCTCGCCACCGGCCAGGTCTTCCGCTCCGAGGGGCATGATCAGCTCTACGGCTACACCGAGCCGCAGGCCACCTGGACGCACGAGATGTTCCTGGCGGCGCTGCACCCCGAGGACCGGCCGGCCGTGGAGGCCCAGGTGGCGGGCATCTTCGAGACGGGGGTGAAGTCCTATACCTCCACGTACCGGGTGCGGGGCGCGGAGGGCGGCTGGCGCTGGCTCACCAGCCGCGCGCGGGTGATGCGGGACGCGGACGGTCGGCCCATGGTGGTGCGCGGCGCCATGCTGGACATCACCCAGCTCAAGGAGACGGAGCTGGCGCTGCAGGACGCGGTGCGGGTGCGCGAGGACTTCCTGTCGCTCGCGGGCCACGAACTCAAGACGCCGCTGACGGGCCTGTCCCTCCAGTTCCAGATGCTGCGGCGGCTGGGCGAGGAGGACCTCCACACGCCGCTGCTGTCCGAGCGCGTCCAGGTGCGGCTCAACGCCATCGAGCGCGGGCTGCGGCGGCTGAGCACCCTGGGCGACAACCTGCTGGACGTGAGCCGCATCCGCCAGGGCCAGCTGGACTTCATCTTCGCCTCGGTGGACCTGTCCTCCCTGGTGTCCGAGGTGGTCACGCGCATGGAGGACGACGCGCGCACGGCCGGGGTGGAGCTGCGCGCCGCGCTCGAGCCCCGGCTCGTGGGGCGCTTCGACCGGCTGCGCCTCGAGCAGATCCTCGCCAACCTGCTCTTCAACGCCTTCCGGCATGGCGGGGGCCGCCCCGTGGAGGTGCGGCTCGAGCGCGTGCCCGAGGGGGCGCGCCTCACCGTCCTGGACGAGGGGCCGGGCGTGCCCGAGGCGGATCGCGAGCGCGTCTTCGCGCGCTTCGAGCAGATCCACGGCGCCGCGCGCGCGGGGGGCCTGGGCCTGGGGCTCTTCATCGTGCGCCAGTGCGTCGCGGGGCATCAGGGCCACGTGCACGTGGAGTCGGGACCCGGGGGCCGCGGCGCGGCCTTCGTCGTCGTGCTGCCCCTCTAG
- a CDS encoding SDR family oxidoreductase — protein sequence MAQKDPREGQQTPRPPQEQAAPGIEAKMTPAPDYGLTSYKGLGRLKGRVALVTGGDSGIGRAVCLAYAREGADVAFGYLNEDVDAAETRRVVEEAGHQVVSFRGDLCDEAVCRQLVEDTVKRFGRIDVLVNNAAFQGKAVERFEDLTAERIERTFRANIIAMFHLVRYALPHMKAGSSIINTASVQAYQPSPQILDYASTKGAIVTFTKGLSQSLIERGIRVNCVAPGPIWTPIIPSSFPPEKVAKFGEENPTGRAGQPAELAPSFVFLASDESSYVNGEILGVTGGKLLA from the coding sequence ATGGCTCAGAAGGATCCTCGCGAAGGCCAGCAGACCCCGCGCCCGCCCCAGGAGCAGGCCGCTCCGGGCATCGAGGCGAAGATGACGCCGGCGCCGGACTACGGCCTCACGTCCTACAAGGGCCTGGGTCGGCTCAAGGGCCGGGTGGCGCTCGTCACCGGCGGCGACAGCGGCATCGGCCGCGCGGTGTGCCTCGCCTACGCGCGTGAGGGCGCGGACGTGGCCTTCGGCTACCTCAACGAGGACGTGGACGCGGCCGAGACGCGGCGGGTGGTGGAGGAGGCGGGCCACCAGGTGGTCTCCTTCCGGGGTGACCTGTGTGACGAGGCGGTGTGCCGCCAGCTCGTCGAGGACACGGTGAAGCGCTTTGGCCGCATCGACGTGCTCGTCAACAACGCGGCCTTCCAGGGCAAGGCGGTGGAGCGCTTCGAGGACCTGACGGCCGAGCGCATCGAGCGCACCTTCCGCGCCAACATCATCGCGATGTTCCACCTGGTGCGCTACGCGCTGCCGCACATGAAGGCGGGCAGCTCCATCATCAACACCGCCTCGGTGCAGGCCTACCAGCCCTCGCCGCAGATCCTCGACTACGCGAGCACCAAGGGCGCCATCGTCACCTTCACCAAGGGCCTGAGCCAGTCGCTCATCGAGCGCGGCATCCGCGTCAACTGCGTGGCCCCGGGCCCCATCTGGACGCCCATCATCCCGTCCTCCTTCCCCCCGGAGAAGGTGGCGAAGTTCGGCGAGGAGAACCCCACGGGCCGCGCCGGTCAGCCCGCGGAGCTCGCCCCCTCGTTCGTCTTCCTCGCCTCGGACGAGTCCAGCTACGTGAACGGGGAAATCCTCGGCGTCACGGGCGGCAAGCTGCTCGCGTAG
- the hpf gene encoding ribosome hibernation-promoting factor, HPF/YfiA family, with product MQLNITFRQFGSSDALKEYAKEKVERVNKYLDRAGDAHVVLSLERHLHHADITIHSGAWVLRGREKSADMYASIDLAMDKIESQLRKYKEKIKNHHGRDRVHHRQELVNTFKVRHKVFELPEELGLDSAEAAPATAPAPSTTAQAAAAPTTRIVRTSDITVKPMPVDEAVMQMNLLNQDFYVFQHATTHEVCVVYRRKDDGQFGLIGVHSPPNP from the coding sequence ATGCAGCTCAACATCACCTTTCGCCAGTTCGGTTCGTCCGATGCCCTCAAGGAGTACGCGAAAGAGAAGGTCGAGCGGGTGAACAAGTACCTGGACCGCGCCGGGGATGCGCACGTGGTGTTGTCGCTCGAGCGGCACCTGCACCACGCGGACATCACCATCCACTCGGGCGCGTGGGTGCTGCGGGGCCGCGAGAAGAGCGCGGACATGTACGCGTCCATCGATCTCGCCATGGACAAGATCGAGTCCCAGCTGCGCAAGTACAAGGAGAAGATCAAGAACCACCACGGGCGGGATCGGGTGCACCACCGCCAGGAACTGGTGAACACCTTCAAGGTCCGCCACAAGGTCTTCGAGCTGCCCGAGGAGCTGGGGCTCGACAGCGCCGAGGCGGCTCCGGCCACGGCGCCCGCGCCGAGCACGACCGCCCAGGCCGCCGCGGCCCCGACCACGCGCATCGTGCGCACCTCGGACATCACCGTGAAGCCCATGCCGGTGGACGAGGCCGTGATGCAGATGAACCTGCTCAACCAGGACTTCTACGTCTTCCAGCACGCCACCACGCACGAGGTCTGCGTGGTGTACCGGCGCAAGGACGACGGCCAGTTCGGCCTCATCGGCGTGCACTCGCCGCCGAACCCGTGA
- a CDS encoding GNAT family N-acetyltransferase translates to MSAPSEPGPDPVADPIPRRDPTPLVVPPVSLEGDTVRLVPLTPAHAAGLTALAEPEVFEHYNVVLGTREDLEGFIAQALAAAERGTECPFAILERATGEVLGTTRYLDIQREHRTLEIGHTWLGRRAWRTGVNTECKALLLAHAFETLGVMRVQFKTNRRNTRSRAAIERLGARFEGILRQHLLIRGGLVRDSAYYSILDTEWPEVKARLERLRTGR, encoded by the coding sequence ATGAGCGCTCCGTCCGAACCCGGCCCCGATCCCGTCGCCGACCCCATCCCCCGGCGCGACCCCACGCCGCTCGTCGTCCCGCCGGTGAGCCTGGAAGGCGACACCGTCCGGCTGGTGCCCCTCACCCCGGCGCACGCCGCCGGGCTCACCGCCCTGGCCGAGCCCGAGGTCTTCGAGCACTACAACGTCGTGCTCGGCACGCGCGAGGACCTGGAGGGCTTCATCGCCCAGGCGCTCGCGGCGGCCGAGCGGGGGACCGAGTGCCCCTTCGCCATCCTGGAGCGCGCCACGGGCGAGGTGCTGGGCACCACACGCTACCTCGACATCCAGCGCGAGCACCGCACGCTGGAGATCGGCCACACGTGGCTGGGCCGACGCGCGTGGCGCACGGGGGTGAACACCGAATGCAAGGCGCTGCTCCTGGCACACGCCTTCGAGACGCTGGGGGTGATGCGCGTGCAGTTCAAGACCAACCGGCGCAACACGCGCTCGCGCGCGGCCATCGAGCGGCTGGGGGCGCGCTTCGAGGGCATCCTCCGCCAGCACCTGCTCATCCGCGGCGGCCTGGTGCGCGACTCGGCCTACTACAGCATTCTCGACACCGAGTGGCCCGAGGTGAAGGCGCGCCTGGAGCGGCTGCGCACGGGGCGTTAG